gtgagagagagagagagagagagagagtgagagagagagtgagagagagagtgagagagagagagagtgagagagtgagagagtgagagagtgagtgagtgagagagagagagtgagagagtgagagagtgagagagagagagagtgagagagagtgagagactgaaagagagttggggagaaaaacacatatgAAGATGGTAATGACATCATTTAAGcgacagaaaaagagaataagtgagaaagagaaggagagagagagagagagagagagcgaaagtgGGGGGGTGTCTGAGGTATGTTTGAGgagtgtccagggtgtgagtgtgtgaacctACGTGAGCGAGCCTGGAGTGGGTGAGATGAGGAGTGActatggactgtgtgtgtgtgtgtgtgtgtgtgtgtgtgtgtgtgtgtttgggggtgtgaGTGCTTGACCGTGCTGACAGACATAGCTTAGTACCAGATTGTTTCCACTGGAAAGAATTTTAAGAATGAGACAGAAGAGCTATCAGCGACAGTGCTTAggactaaatacacacacacacacacacacaaccatggcaACAGTTCAAGAGCATTAAATGAGACACAATCCCTCAAAAGTTCATGCCCCTGAACATGAACCTGCTGTGTTTGTACGggtcagtgagtgtgagagaagcttcttaGGTGCTCTGCCTGGTCTTTCTAATATGTTTGTACAGGCACTAACTGTGCACACGTCATTTTATAATTTGTAAagatatattaatatatataagGGTTTAAAGCCGATTTTTTTCTGTTACTGTTGCGTGTGATGTTAGGGCTGTGTCAGGTTGGTTGTGAACTTGTATGTCAGGAATTCAGTCTCTGAAACTGTCAACATGCCCGTCACCCGTGAGGTTCCCAGAATGCATTTTTGGCCTCTGTTCACATTGAGTCATCTGTAAATGGCACTCTAGGCAGGGTTGGCATGGCAgggttggcatggtctgatcaTCTCCGTCCAGTGCCCACCTGTGCGAACCCCTGCGTTGCTATGGAAACCGTATTAATatctgctgccactgctgctgtctgtccagGAAACAGGAAGGCGGAGCCTTTTGCCAGGCCGGAAAATCAGGACATTGTCCTGTTTCCAGGAAGTGCTTCCATGACaagagggacagggatgcatcCACCGCAGAACTCCGTCACCTCCCATCACCCATCTGCATCTGTTCTTCAAGGCCCACAGTGTCAAAGGTTAAGGTTAACTAGCACCACCAGTCAGGCCTATGGATGTATATTTTGATACTTCTATGGTCAGGACCCACAATGCATGTCTAAATTTCACATGTCTTTTAagcatgtgtttctgtcatgTATTGTGTATCTTTTGACAAACAGTAATGTCATTGGAAGGGGCAACTAGAAGGATGTTTAACAAATTATGCTTACTCTAATAGGTTTGTGAGACACATTCCTGAACTGCTCTGATTCAGGGGAAGGTTAATCTTGAAGgtaattgtctgtgtgtgtgtgtgtgtgtgtgtacggaacAAGTTTGGAGAGGAGCCTGTACAGttgagagggaagaaaagacgGAAGGTTGTGTAAAAACTTGATGGGCTTTCCCCTTCTTTCCCCCATCTGAGAAACCTCCCTGTCAGGCAAGCCTTGAAACAAGTTTAGGAAAACAAATCACAACAATCACTGCCACACGAATGTCAAGCTCAAGTTCACATGGCAACATGGAGGACTAGATGTTAAGGAAATGTGCAAATGTCTTTGGGAAGACAGGAAGGCAGTCTGTGGTTTTTTTGGGTTGCTATATACAGACTatgcactcgcacacatacGAGCACAGCAGCTGTACACTGGCAGGAAGTAGCAGTATGCAGCCCTCATGTCTCTCGCTCTGTTGTCACGAGgcgggtggggagaggggggatgcTGGTTTGGTGGCATGTACTCAGAAACGTTTCCTGACAAACTCATGCaagacaagaaacacacaccacaggcctCATCCCATCAGATGACTTCTGTTCTTACAGAACAGCACACTGCATCCACAACTTGCAACAgaaagacaggcacacagacaggacagacagagacacacaaaaggaACTAAATGTCATGCTAATGTGGGAGTAGTGCAAGAACACCCCTACACTAAAATAATAACTTCCGCTTAGAGTACAggaattctacacacacacacacacggagagacagAATTGGAAAGcacttttaaatgtttatttatatacaaTCCCTGCTTGTCGCAGGGGGACGTGGTCTACatacaaaattaaaaaacaaaacatggtgACTATTCTCCCTGAGCTTACAAAAGTAAGAAGTGATctgcctacgtgtgtgtgggtttttgtaTGAAAGAGAATGCTTGTGTACGTTAGCTATAGTAGGACGAAGTATTCTGTTCAAAGCCCTATGGTAGAGttggaaaaggaaaacaaatgatTCAGGAGAACACAACAGAACTTTACAAAAACTAAACCCACAGGTGAGTTCCTATGGCGACGGGAACCACATGCCCCTAGCAACCAGGGCTACAGCTCCTTAAAtcactgaaagaaagaaaaaaaaaaaaaaaaaaaaaagctacacAACTGTGTGCAGTGCTCGACTTTGCAGAGTAATTTGAGGGAAGGACAAttcagccccccctccccctcccctttcccaTGAATGGATGAGTATTACATCAAAAAGCTACTTGACCATGGATAGACCAACAGGTCATGGGGACAGGAGAGACTCCATAGCATGAGGACCGCAGAGACTGAAGCCATGGAGAACATAGGACGAATGACAGAGCCAGGTCAGAGCTGCTTtctacaaacatatatacacttCCCCTCACCTCAAAAAGAGGCTACCTCACAGTAACAGTGCCTTATCTTACGGTTCAGTGCAGAGAAAATCTTATTACTTctgaattataaaaaaaaaaacaaaaaaaaaaaaaaaaccctcttcacccacaccctctctctttctgccaaaTGCAAAGtgtcactttcactttcactctaAACATCAATATTCATCTTCATTTCTTTGTTACTCCTTCATTCATCTCCCTCCTATGTGCAACTGTAAGATTCAGATGGCATtccaacaaaacagtgacaggTACATAcgtatacgtacacacacacacacacacacacacacacaattaacaaaCACTAGCTCTGAAGTCCTTCAGGGGCAGCAGTTGTATGGCAAACTAACTGATCCCAGAAGAATGTTCTTCATTGAATCCATGACTTAAGGGGTGTTTCCACCAACTATCTAAAGGAAAGTAACTGGGGACAGACACATGTCTTTGTTCCTTTTTGATGAACGCGTTTGATGAACGCTAAACTAGAAGGGCAATTATAGTCATCAGTATGTGTGATGCTGGTGAGTGGAGAAGTCAGTGAAGGCAAGGGAGGATTCTTTTGAGGTGATCCATCAAGTCCAGAGGAATCACAGGTGGTCTTTGTTACACATGAGCGTGTTTGTATTTACGCTCTTCTGATTTGAATATGTGTACATGGGTGGAATTGTCCCCAGGTCATTATTTGTGTAAGCAAATGTGCACTGTGtatttgcaaaaatatgaatatatattacgcttgtaagtgtgtgtgtgtgtgtgtgtgtgtgtgtgtgtgtgtgtgtgtgtgtgtctgtctagtgCTGAGagttctgctctgtctgtccattctgGATGGTTCCGGCGCGGAGCGCGGCgtcttcctgctcctgctggaTGAGGTACTCCTCCGGGGGCCAGCGCAGCTCGCCGCTCTCAACCTCCCCCTCCGTCGCCTCGACAACAATGGAGGGCAGCCGGTCTTTCAGCTTACAGCAGCGCTCAAAGTCTGATGGGTCTGGGAaaatctgaaagagagagagagagagagagagagagattcagtaTTATCGTCAAGATGGAATACAGTTCAACACTTCAAGTGAGGTTCAACACTTTTCACAActattagtctgtgtgtgtgtgtgtgtgtgtgtaagagcataTTTATGCATATTGGGGAACAGAAAGATAACTGGAGTGTTACAAGGCTCAGGAAATCGGGGGATGTGTGCATAAGCAGGATGAAGTGGAAGAGTATTTATAGACGCATACTTGGCTGGAAAGCCATGTCACCGCTTGGGCAGCAGGCCCAGATTGAACGagcttttttaattttatttttacttttcaaagCCCTTTAACCACTAAGCAACAAAAGTAAACCACAGTTCAAAAGATGAAGTTGATGTACACAATTACAATTTGCTCAGAAATGTGCTAAGAAAAGAAATGTGGTCAGTTTATCACAAGCGCCATCAACTGTCAAGCATAGGTGT
Above is a window of Clupea harengus chromosome 14, Ch_v2.0.2, whole genome shotgun sequence DNA encoding:
- the lbh gene encoding protein LBH, whose amino-acid sequence is MSVYPPELYCPVFVPSGEMTEVIISSSPIEDMRLSPNKDRLTFQIFPDPSDFERCCKLKDRLPSIVVEATEGEVESGELRWPPEEYLIQQEQEDAALRAGTIQNGQTEQNSQH